A genomic segment from Aegilops tauschii subsp. strangulata cultivar AL8/78 chromosome 1, Aet v6.0, whole genome shotgun sequence encodes:
- the LOC109736443 gene encoding uncharacterized protein isoform X2 has product MAMSMSAATRAMRRIHARRTSASCLLRSARPDPNPAVLQGQAPVPRWYWGAAAGADPPSTQAHLGVATVPQRQMKPSEVKMKIDMSATCPPSAMRAHADTGLARLSTRRILAGN; this is encoded by the exons ATGGCGATGTCGATGTCGGCGGCCACCCGCGCGATGCGGCGCATCCACGCGCGCCGCACCTCCGCCTCCTGCCTCCTCCGCTCCGCCCGCCCGGACCCCAACCCGGCGGTGCTGCAGGGCCAAGCGCCCGTGCCCCGCTGGTACTGGGGAGCCGCCGCGGGCGCCGATCCGCCGTCGACCCAAGCGCACCTTggcgtggccacagtgccgcAGCGACAG ATGAAACCATCGGAGGTCAAGATGAAAATTGACATGTCCGCGACGTGTCCTCCATCAGCTATGCGGGCACATGCAGACACAGGGCTTGCAAGGCTGAGCACCAGGCGAATACTGGCAGGGAACTAG
- the LOC109736443 gene encoding uncharacterized protein isoform X6, with amino-acid sequence MAMSMSAATRAMRRIHARRTSASCLLRSARPDPNPAVLQGQAPVPRWYWGAAAGADPPSTQAHLGVATVPQRQFGAARVDAC; translated from the exons ATGGCGATGTCGATGTCGGCGGCCACCCGCGCGATGCGGCGCATCCACGCGCGCCGCACCTCCGCCTCCTGCCTCCTCCGCTCCGCCCGCCCGGACCCCAACCCGGCGGTGCTGCAGGGCCAAGCGCCCGTGCCCCGCTGGTACTGGGGAGCCGCCGCGGGCGCCGATCCGCCGTCGACCCAAGCGCACCTTggcgtggccacagtgccgcAGCGACAG TTTGGGGCTGCTCGAGTGGATGCGTGCTAA
- the LOC109736443 gene encoding uncharacterized protein isoform X4 has protein sequence MAMSMSAATRAMRRIHARRTSASCLLRSARPDPNPAVLQGQAPVPRWYWGAAAGADPPSTQAHLGVATVPQRQVFVVERFCQYHKILPTRFGAARVDAC, from the exons ATGGCGATGTCGATGTCGGCGGCCACCCGCGCGATGCGGCGCATCCACGCGCGCCGCACCTCCGCCTCCTGCCTCCTCCGCTCCGCCCGCCCGGACCCCAACCCGGCGGTGCTGCAGGGCCAAGCGCCCGTGCCCCGCTGGTACTGGGGAGCCGCCGCGGGCGCCGATCCGCCGTCGACCCAAGCGCACCTTggcgtggccacagtgccgcAGCGACAGGTGTTCGTGGTCGAGCGATTCTGCCAGTACCACAAGATCCTGCCCACTAGG TTTGGGGCTGCTCGAGTGGATGCGTGCTAA
- the LOC109736443 gene encoding uncharacterized protein isoform X3, protein MATSRARQCSDRLQGSSATSEGTMAGCGDGQPQVTDDARNRHNNVSTVKLATNYQVFFGYVFNIKRGIKANYSWFFVFITPLLYGRRLHDFVKPHELGVAPQEHSVYKY, encoded by the exons ATGGCGACTAGCAGGGCACGACAGTGCAGCGACCGGCTGCAGGGGAGTAGTGCAACAAGCGAAGGTACAATGGCAGGTTGTGGTGACGGCCAACCGCAGGTGACTGACGATGCTAGAAATAGGCACAACAATGTCAG TACAGTGAAGTTGGCAacaaactaccaagtcttcttcGGATATGTTTTTAATATAAAGAGAGGAATCAAGGCCAATTATTCATG GTTTTTTGTTTTCATCACTCCTTTGTTATATGGAAGAAGACTTCATG ACTTTGTGAAGCCACATGAGCTAGGGGTTGCACCGCAGGAGCATAGCGTGTACAAGTACTGA
- the LOC109736443 gene encoding uncharacterized protein isoform X5: MATSRARQCSDRLQGSSATSEGTMAGCGDGQPQVTDDARNRHNNVSTVKLATNYQVFFGYVFNIKRGIKANYSWFFVFITPLLYGRRLHGRR; this comes from the exons ATGGCGACTAGCAGGGCACGACAGTGCAGCGACCGGCTGCAGGGGAGTAGTGCAACAAGCGAAGGTACAATGGCAGGTTGTGGTGACGGCCAACCGCAGGTGACTGACGATGCTAGAAATAGGCACAACAATGTCAG TACAGTGAAGTTGGCAacaaactaccaagtcttcttcGGATATGTTTTTAATATAAAGAGAGGAATCAAGGCCAATTATTCATG GTTTTTTGTTTTCATCACTCCTTTGTTATATGGAAGAAGACTTCATG GTAGAAGATAG
- the LOC109736443 gene encoding uncharacterized protein isoform X1, with protein sequence MAMSMSAATRAMRRIHARRTSASCLLRSARPDPNPAVLQGQAPVPRWYWGAAAGADPPSTQAHLGVATVPQRQVFVVERFCQYHKILPTRMKPSEVKMKIDMSATCPPSAMRAHADTGLARLSTRRILAGN encoded by the exons ATGGCGATGTCGATGTCGGCGGCCACCCGCGCGATGCGGCGCATCCACGCGCGCCGCACCTCCGCCTCCTGCCTCCTCCGCTCCGCCCGCCCGGACCCCAACCCGGCGGTGCTGCAGGGCCAAGCGCCCGTGCCCCGCTGGTACTGGGGAGCCGCCGCGGGCGCCGATCCGCCGTCGACCCAAGCGCACCTTggcgtggccacagtgccgcAGCGACAGGTGTTCGTGGTCGAGCGATTCTGCCAGTACCACAAGATCCTGCCCACTAGG ATGAAACCATCGGAGGTCAAGATGAAAATTGACATGTCCGCGACGTGTCCTCCATCAGCTATGCGGGCACATGCAGACACAGGGCTTGCAAGGCTGAGCACCAGGCGAATACTGGCAGGGAACTAG